A section of the Thermoproteota archaeon genome encodes:
- a CDS encoding TATA-box-binding protein: MKKEDVEEILSRLREPEITIQNVVSSADIRQRLDLHEIAKKIKKSRYDPEKFPGLVLKLDEPKAALLLFSSGKFVCTGTKSVEESARAINAAIEVLKKHGIEVKRRPLIKAENIVASAKLFVKVDIEKLALELPNTLYEPEQFPGLIFRMKDPDVVFLIFASGSLVCTGAKKESDVKRAVYKLRRILAEGGYLVFD; this comes from the coding sequence ATGAAAAAGGAAGACGTGGAAGAGATTTTAAGCAGGTTGAGGGAGCCCGAGATAACCATCCAGAACGTCGTGTCATCAGCTGACATAAGGCAGAGACTCGATCTACACGAGATTGCCAAGAAGATAAAGAAATCAAGGTACGATCCTGAGAAGTTCCCTGGACTAGTGCTCAAGCTCGATGAACCCAAGGCCGCCCTTCTGCTCTTCAGTAGTGGGAAGTTTGTATGCACTGGCACTAAGTCCGTAGAGGAATCGGCTAGGGCCATAAATGCGGCTATAGAGGTCCTCAAGAAGCACGGGATAGAGGTCAAAAGGAGGCCCCTCATCAAGGCCGAGAACATAGTTGCCTCTGCAAAGCTCTTCGTCAAGGTGGACATAGAGAAGCTGGCTTTGGAGCTTCCTAATACTCTCTACGAGCCAGAACAGTTCCCAGGTCTGATCTTCAGGATGAAGGACCCCGACGTCGTTTTCCTGATATTCGCCTCTGGAAGCTTAGTTTGTACCGGCGCGAAGAAGGAGTCTGACGTAAAGAGGGCAGTCTATAAACTGAGGAGGATCCTAGCTGAAGGAGGATATCTAGTTTTCGATTGA
- a CDS encoding site-2 protease family protein yields the protein MNFFVFWAVAYLVGLLLNRYLGGERAKIGVFYLEFSFKPESFRGIIGGLARFVGPLYKVGIGALLISSALFLIFLVKITIDTLFGPKVAQIAPVIPGVTFDISAPLLISIFVILAVHEFGHAAASWYFGVPIKKIAFFVLFVLLGAFVEPDEEILKKLEPLKRMGVYSAGIFMNFATFFVALLLAMIIFPGFSIFPGMSHPSGVYVQEVIEGGPSHGILPDGVVIRQIDGYRVRDFASLVKALEKLRPGQEVDVVTDRGTYRVRLGSRPDDPSSPFLGVMLSRVPYFDPIAPMPTGVAIQLIELFGFLIMFNLGLAGLNALPMLPLDGGLVLSEVLTMYLGDEEMARRLTWAVSAPIALMLIYNVLLFFLS from the coding sequence GTGAACTTCTTCGTATTTTGGGCTGTGGCTTACCTTGTTGGCCTCTTATTGAACCGTTATCTCGGAGGAGAGAGAGCTAAAATAGGTGTCTTCTACTTGGAGTTCTCCTTTAAGCCGGAGAGCTTCAGAGGGATTATAGGAGGATTGGCTAGGTTCGTTGGTCCTCTATATAAGGTCGGGATCGGCGCTCTCCTGATCTCCTCCGCGTTATTTCTTATATTTCTCGTCAAAATAACCATAGACACCTTATTCGGTCCGAAGGTCGCCCAGATAGCCCCTGTGATACCGGGGGTCACCTTCGACATATCCGCCCCCCTCCTGATATCCATATTCGTGATATTAGCCGTGCATGAATTTGGGCATGCCGCTGCTAGCTGGTACTTCGGGGTCCCCATAAAGAAGATAGCTTTTTTCGTTCTATTTGTCCTGCTAGGCGCTTTTGTCGAGCCAGATGAGGAGATACTCAAGAAACTAGAGCCTCTTAAGAGGATGGGCGTCTATTCGGCTGGGATCTTCATGAACTTCGCTACGTTCTTCGTGGCTCTCCTTCTGGCCATGATCATATTCCCGGGTTTCTCGATATTCCCAGGGATGTCCCATCCTTCTGGGGTGTACGTTCAGGAGGTTATAGAGGGCGGACCATCTCATGGAATACTCCCGGATGGAGTTGTCATAAGGCAGATAGATGGTTACAGGGTTAGGGATTTCGCTAGTTTGGTGAAGGCACTTGAAAAGCTGAGACCCGGTCAGGAGGTGGATGTCGTCACTGATAGAGGCACCTACAGGGTGAGGCTGGGATCTAGGCCTGACGACCCGAGCTCACCATTCTTGGGGGTGATGCTATCGAGGGTGCCCTACTTCGATCCCATAGCCCCTATGCCGACCGGGGTAGCGATCCAGCTGATAGAGCTGTTCGGGTTCCTGATCATGTTCAATCTGGGACTGGCTGGCCTCAATGCCCTGCCTATGTTGCCTTTGGACGGAGGGTTGGTCCTCTCAGAGGTACTCACCATGTATTTGGGCGATGAGGAGATGGCCCGCAGGCTAACATGGGCCGTGTCAGCGCCTATTGCGCTAATGCTGATATACAATGTCCTCCTATTCTTCCTGAGTTGA
- a CDS encoding M20/M25/M40 family metallo-hydrolase: protein MGLTDQERTRNLLIDLVSIKSLRGREGEAVYYITDTLSRYADKVVHQPVKDCAGNVVAFLNVKNQDNLLFLAHTDTFEIYSNWTKNPWGELEEDKLYGLGVFDDKGMLAAMIEAFIAASKWNDSRGVVFAAVCDAEGFSRGTYELLRSGILPRVSEAIVAGPTNKKLFRGAFGRFVFDVDIKGLAAPGTEEAGINAVIEAAKIILWAVDLPKVDGIGGSVAPLSIKSPELVMAHPDRCLVRLDRHYPPGNDPGVIRKKFMDHLRKTPELRAKIKISLMKRPTPFMEPYELPEDDDFVKKVQEVAENVFGGRLETDVYGTVSDANYLYKMASIKPIILGPEGGNHHSADEYVKLPSVYEMAEFLAHLLKG, encoded by the coding sequence ATGGGCCTCACGGATCAGGAAAGGACACGCAATCTGTTGATAGATTTAGTCAGTATAAAGAGCTTGAGGGGAAGGGAGGGCGAGGCCGTTTACTACATAACGGACACTCTATCGAGATACGCTGACAAGGTAGTCCACCAACCGGTCAAAGATTGCGCCGGTAACGTCGTGGCCTTCCTCAACGTGAAAAATCAGGATAACCTGCTGTTCCTTGCCCACACCGACACATTCGAGATATACTCCAATTGGACCAAGAATCCTTGGGGAGAGCTGGAGGAAGACAAACTCTATGGACTAGGGGTTTTTGACGATAAGGGAATGCTGGCTGCGATGATAGAGGCCTTCATAGCTGCCTCAAAATGGAATGATAGTAGGGGAGTCGTCTTTGCTGCTGTATGCGATGCCGAGGGTTTCAGCAGGGGGACCTACGAGCTCCTGAGGAGCGGTATCCTGCCGCGAGTCAGTGAGGCCATTGTGGCCGGACCGACCAATAAGAAGCTCTTCAGGGGAGCATTCGGCAGGTTTGTATTCGATGTTGACATAAAGGGATTGGCAGCGCCTGGGACTGAGGAGGCTGGTATAAACGCAGTCATAGAAGCGGCCAAGATCATTTTGTGGGCTGTGGACCTGCCCAAGGTCGATGGGATAGGCGGTAGCGTAGCTCCCTTGAGTATAAAGTCCCCGGAGCTGGTAATGGCCCATCCAGACAGATGTCTGGTCAGGCTGGATAGGCATTACCCGCCCGGTAACGATCCGGGTGTTATAAGGAAGAAGTTCATGGATCATCTAAGGAAGACACCGGAGTTGAGGGCCAAAATCAAGATATCCTTGATGAAGAGGCCTACTCCCTTCATGGAGCCCTACGAACTCCCTGAGGACGATGACTTCGTTAAGAAAGTGCAGGAAGTTGCAGAGAATGTGTTTGGAGGGCGCCTTGAGACGGATGTTTACGGGACGGTCTCCGATGCCAATTACCTCTACAAGATGGCTAGCATTAAGCCCATCATACTGGGGCCCGAGGGGGGTAATCACCACTCAGCGGATGAGTACGTCAAGCTCCCCTCCGTGTATGAGATGGCGGAGTTCTTGGCGCACCTCTTAAAGGGTTGA
- a CDS encoding C25 family cysteine peptidase has protein sequence MRSFLLIIVSLVVMSGVSILTPAQAGSLPLVHVFEDYRSASAFFLSMSPGERIVVARNASYVRDWLREMGFPVRVESYEAIPGEMTPHELAYFLLYSKKKGLQVADFELLKKLDLISRELSSMESEVAVLFYSSDGPNYSLLAAYAAFLKRAKLIDLDSAQPSRDLLKGVRYVILLTKPLTSRNYERYLNVIDFLTCIDDDPYLDASLGVLTGPDVAAPFLMLLADDAASMGLINRLRGISLVEDLPLARKVEFIASSYGLSTKVLHPDVEYSNLTAKDSAKMLREARNGIIYLNLHGNPYVMALKTEGHVVITPSIVRSARPLGAIVITLSCDTLRFPDLDDPKSSIAYSFLEAGAFAYIGATRVEFSIGSEAGTSYPDLILMMALTGRTLGEAVMTVNNLHIKEATEKGIGPREAAYEVLLGDPTLSLASHQVPYIIERNGHMYRVSISKATPVVYLQLRLPDEGDFLPYVEVDLPSVYFKWYEDEGGLFIYVSTLSSSFTGYFREDTSVKIELRRRHGYLEYIPYLAIMLVTIISLAALIRARRIT, from the coding sequence TTGAGATCTTTCCTTCTCATCATCGTTTCACTGGTGGTAATGTCGGGTGTTTCGATCCTAACACCCGCTCAAGCTGGCAGCCTTCCCCTAGTTCACGTCTTCGAGGACTACAGATCAGCTTCAGCATTCTTCCTCTCGATGAGCCCGGGGGAGAGGATAGTAGTCGCCCGGAACGCCTCCTACGTGAGAGATTGGCTCAGGGAGATGGGATTTCCTGTAAGAGTCGAATCCTATGAAGCTATCCCCGGAGAGATGACTCCTCACGAACTCGCTTATTTCCTGCTTTACTCTAAAAAGAAGGGTCTCCAAGTGGCTGACTTTGAACTCCTAAAGAAATTGGATCTCATATCCCGAGAGCTCTCTTCTATGGAGAGTGAGGTTGCGGTCCTGTTCTACAGCTCGGATGGGCCGAATTACTCTTTACTGGCGGCCTATGCAGCCTTCCTCAAAAGGGCTAAGTTAATTGATTTAGATTCGGCTCAACCGAGCCGAGACCTCTTGAAGGGGGTTAGGTACGTCATCTTATTGACCAAGCCCCTCACCTCCCGAAACTATGAGAGGTATCTGAATGTTATAGACTTCCTAACCTGTATAGACGATGATCCGTATCTAGACGCCTCCTTAGGAGTCCTTACCGGTCCCGATGTGGCTGCACCCTTCCTGATGCTGCTCGCGGACGATGCTGCTTCAATGGGTTTGATCAACAGACTTAGAGGTATCTCCCTCGTCGAGGACCTTCCTTTAGCTAGGAAAGTGGAATTCATAGCATCATCCTACGGATTGAGCACGAAGGTGCTGCACCCCGATGTGGAGTATTCTAACCTGACGGCGAAGGACTCCGCTAAGATGCTCAGAGAGGCAAGAAATGGTATTATCTATCTCAACCTGCACGGGAACCCCTACGTCATGGCCCTGAAGACCGAGGGGCATGTGGTCATCACACCCTCCATAGTGAGGTCCGCTAGACCGTTGGGGGCTATAGTGATCACCCTGTCGTGCGATACCCTGAGGTTCCCAGATCTCGATGATCCCAAGAGTTCCATAGCCTATTCGTTTCTAGAAGCCGGAGCGTTTGCATATATAGGAGCCACGAGGGTGGAGTTCAGCATAGGATCTGAGGCGGGTACCTCCTATCCAGATCTCATCTTGATGATGGCCCTGACGGGTCGCACTTTGGGAGAGGCTGTTATGACGGTGAACAACTTACACATAAAGGAGGCCACGGAGAAAGGGATAGGTCCCAGAGAGGCGGCTTATGAGGTCCTGCTGGGTGATCCTACCTTGAGTCTGGCATCTCACCAAGTTCCCTATATCATAGAGAGGAATGGTCACATGTACAGAGTGAGTATCTCCAAGGCCACTCCGGTTGTGTACCTTCAACTGCGATTGCCTGATGAAGGGGATTTCCTCCCCTATGTGGAGGTAGACCTTCCCTCCGTTTACTTTAAGTGGTATGAGGATGAAGGGGGCCTATTCATCTATGTGTCAACCCTCTCCTCGAGCTTTACTGGGTACTTTAGGGAGGACACGAGCGTGAAAATCGAGCTCAGGAGGCGCCATGGCTACCTAGAGTACATTCCATACCTAGCCATCATGCTCGTCACGATCATCTCCTTAGCGGCTCTCATAAGAGCTAGGAGGATTACCTGA
- a CDS encoding DNA methyltransferase, protein MKIAFHLSGEHPSLPKAEVKAVLESFNVIFETHLDLDSLLVLDVGDLPSSFMRKVAARLAYTRSIGRFLVALNPADFPQELESIDPPRVGKRFRATAIRVKGCCSELKRVEVEREVGRWVLRGNPHSKVDLTNPNSEVVIVMTSGLLVIYVKEVEVDRTSFKIKEVAARPFVHPASMRPTLARAMVNLARTREGDLVLDPFLGVGGIALEVLSIGARLVGADISESRVIEAKNNLIAYGFLDGFKLMVGDALSLALEERADRIVTDPPYGRMSSAVGRSPEDLAKDFVRKAPAYLKENGWMTISVPVNHLSEDDFSRSGFEVVEYFDVREHRSLIRRIWVARMGE, encoded by the coding sequence TTGAAGATAGCATTTCATCTATCGGGTGAGCATCCATCCCTTCCCAAGGCCGAGGTAAAGGCTGTTTTAGAGTCGTTCAATGTAATATTCGAGACACACTTGGACTTGGACTCGCTGCTAGTCTTAGATGTTGGAGATCTCCCGAGCTCATTCATGAGAAAGGTGGCAGCTAGACTCGCATACACTAGGTCAATAGGGAGGTTCCTAGTCGCCCTCAATCCAGCCGACTTTCCACAGGAGTTGGAGAGTATCGATCCGCCCAGAGTCGGTAAGAGGTTCAGAGCTACCGCTATTAGGGTAAAGGGATGCTGCAGCGAATTAAAACGTGTGGAGGTGGAGAGGGAGGTCGGTAGATGGGTACTGAGGGGTAATCCCCATTCCAAGGTTGACCTTACCAACCCCAATTCCGAGGTAGTGATAGTGATGACCTCTGGGCTGCTGGTGATCTACGTTAAGGAGGTCGAGGTGGACAGAACATCTTTCAAGATAAAGGAGGTCGCTGCACGACCTTTCGTCCATCCGGCTTCCATGAGACCTACCCTAGCCAGGGCTATGGTGAATCTAGCGAGGACTCGTGAGGGAGATCTAGTACTGGATCCTTTCTTGGGGGTTGGGGGCATAGCCCTTGAGGTGTTATCTATCGGTGCCCGCTTGGTGGGTGCCGATATAAGCGAAAGTAGAGTTATAGAGGCCAAGAACAACCTCATAGCCTACGGTTTCCTAGATGGTTTCAAGCTGATGGTCGGAGATGCGCTAAGTCTTGCGTTGGAGGAGAGGGCGGATCGCATAGTTACGGATCCGCCCTATGGGAGGATGAGCTCGGCTGTGGGCAGATCGCCTGAAGATTTGGCCAAAGATTTTGTAAGAAAGGCCCCAGCATATCTGAAGGAGAACGGATGGATGACGATCTCAGTCCCCGTGAATCATCTAAGTGAGGACGATTTCAGCAGGAGTGGATTTGAGGTAGTCGAATATTTTGATGTGAGGGAGCACAGGTCCCTCATTAGGAGGATATGGGTAGCGAGGATGGGAGAGTGA
- the fbp gene encoding fructose-1,6-bisphosphate aldolase/phosphatase has product MVKTTVSVIKADIGGLAGHHVVHPKLKEVAAQELSKAKDSRLIEDFYVTAVGDDLQLIMTHRKGVENPEIHELAWNVFKRGTEVAKELGLYGAGQDLLKDAFSGNLKGMGPGVAEMEFEERPSDPVIVFMADKTEPGAFNLPMFRIFADPFNTAGLVIDPRLHDGFIFEIMDVMESKVVEMSSPEEMYDILSLIGTPGRYVIRRVFRKSDREIAAVVSTTRLNLIAGKYVGKDDPVAIVRAQSGFPALGEVLEPFSFPFLVAGWMRGSHHGPIMPVSEADARPSRFDGPPRIVALGFQVQDSRLIGPSDLFSDVAFDEARRTANMITDYMRRHGPFMPHRLGPEEMEYTTLPKVLEKLKDRFRPE; this is encoded by the coding sequence ATGGTAAAGACTACGGTCTCGGTCATCAAAGCCGATATAGGTGGTCTGGCCGGGCATCACGTGGTTCATCCTAAGCTCAAGGAAGTAGCTGCTCAGGAGCTGTCTAAAGCCAAAGACTCTAGGCTTATAGAAGATTTCTACGTGACGGCAGTAGGGGATGACCTTCAACTGATAATGACACACAGGAAAGGGGTAGAGAACCCTGAAATCCACGAACTAGCTTGGAATGTTTTCAAGAGAGGTACTGAGGTGGCGAAGGAGTTAGGACTCTATGGTGCAGGGCAGGACCTCCTAAAGGACGCGTTCTCAGGAAATCTAAAGGGTATGGGACCTGGAGTAGCCGAAATGGAGTTCGAAGAGAGACCATCTGATCCTGTAATTGTGTTCATGGCGGATAAGACCGAACCGGGCGCCTTCAACCTCCCCATGTTCCGGATATTCGCGGATCCCTTCAACACGGCTGGCTTGGTTATAGACCCTAGGCTCCATGACGGTTTCATATTCGAGATAATGGATGTGATGGAGAGCAAGGTCGTGGAGATGTCCTCTCCGGAGGAGATGTACGACATCCTCTCCCTAATCGGTACCCCAGGTAGGTACGTGATACGCAGGGTGTTTAGGAAGTCCGATAGAGAGATAGCGGCCGTGGTCAGTACAACTAGGCTGAACCTGATCGCTGGTAAGTATGTGGGTAAGGACGATCCCGTGGCCATAGTTAGGGCGCAAAGTGGATTTCCGGCGCTAGGAGAGGTGCTCGAACCCTTCTCGTTCCCCTTCTTGGTGGCTGGCTGGATGAGAGGATCTCACCACGGTCCCATCATGCCCGTCTCCGAGGCCGACGCGAGGCCCAGTAGATTCGATGGCCCTCCCAGAATAGTCGCCTTAGGATTCCAAGTGCAGGACTCGAGGCTAATAGGACCGAGCGATCTCTTCTCGGATGTAGCCTTCGATGAAGCTAGGAGAACGGCTAACATGATAACTGACTACATGAGGAGGCACGGTCCCTTCATGCCACATAGGCTCGGACCCGAGGAAATGGAGTACACGACCTTGCCCAAGGTACTGGAGAAATTGAAGGACAGGTTCAGGCCCGAGTGA
- a CDS encoding signal peptidase I gives MPAGQANKWLTKEIFTLAVLFLTFLSFFKVVLPLLTGVDSPFTVVTSGSMRPTLEVGDLLIVVGADPYDLKVGDIIVFRVPWSSSLIVHRIIRIDMSMSGPVFYTKGDSNALPDPGFRTSKDIYGKVVLRIPYLGSALELLQSLPVKLAIVGIIAAYLLYEYSKVLGEESTDNEPYELYTTEHDDNWEETGDSSD, from the coding sequence TTGCCAGCCGGTCAGGCGAACAAGTGGTTAACAAAGGAAATATTCACACTGGCCGTATTATTCCTGACCTTCTTATCCTTCTTCAAGGTAGTCCTACCCCTGCTGACTGGCGTGGACTCCCCATTTACCGTGGTGACATCGGGATCGATGAGACCCACCTTGGAAGTGGGGGATCTACTCATAGTGGTGGGCGCTGACCCTTATGATCTAAAAGTGGGAGATATAATAGTGTTCAGAGTCCCTTGGTCGAGCTCGCTCATAGTTCACAGGATAATCCGAATAGACATGAGCATGAGCGGGCCAGTCTTTTACACAAAGGGAGATAGCAACGCGCTTCCTGATCCGGGTTTCAGGACCTCTAAGGACATATACGGCAAAGTGGTTCTCAGAATTCCCTACTTGGGTTCCGCTCTGGAGCTGCTCCAGTCGCTTCCAGTCAAGCTGGCGATTGTAGGAATTATTGCAGCCTATCTCCTCTATGAGTATTCCAAGGTATTAGGGGAAGAGAGTACCGATAATGAGCCTTATGAGCTTTACACAACTGAACATGACGATAACTGGGAAGAAACCGGAGATTCTAGTGATTAG
- a CDS encoding proteasome subunit beta encodes MVLATALGLKFKGGVVLAADRRVSYGTFVLSKSAKKVFLVNDKVGISTAGLPGDFQELVDVVKFNMTLYELDLDKKASPTNVAKLLSLLLYQGRFRGIYYAELIVGGLEDGEPKILVLDPAGGLMEEKFASVGTGAQIATGILEREYREDLSEEEALSLAEKAMKEAISRDALSGDGVDLLVITESGARQLYIPLRSS; translated from the coding sequence GTGGTTCTGGCTACTGCTCTGGGCTTGAAATTCAAGGGCGGCGTCGTTCTCGCGGCGGACAGGAGAGTATCTTACGGTACATTCGTCCTCAGTAAGTCCGCCAAGAAAGTGTTCCTAGTTAATGATAAGGTCGGTATTTCCACTGCCGGACTTCCTGGCGACTTCCAAGAGTTAGTCGATGTCGTGAAGTTCAATATGACTCTATATGAGCTGGATTTGGATAAGAAGGCTTCCCCCACTAATGTCGCCAAGCTGCTATCTCTGCTTCTCTATCAGGGGAGGTTCAGGGGGATTTACTACGCCGAGCTTATAGTAGGTGGTTTGGAGGACGGAGAACCCAAGATATTGGTCTTAGATCCCGCTGGAGGGCTTATGGAGGAAAAGTTCGCTTCTGTAGGTACTGGAGCGCAGATAGCCACGGGTATCTTGGAGAGGGAATATAGGGAGGACTTGAGTGAAGAGGAAGCCCTCTCTTTAGCCGAGAAGGCGATGAAGGAGGCCATATCTAGGGATGCTCTGTCAGGAGACGGTGTGGACCTGCTGGTGATTACCGAATCGGGTGCTAGGCAGCTGTATATCCCCCTGAGATCGTCATGA
- a CDS encoding DNA-directed RNA polymerase subunit P, giving the protein MYQCLRCGYIFTKEEMEEYFKDFKCPRCGYRILRKVRKEEPKVVKAI; this is encoded by the coding sequence ATGTATCAGTGCCTGAGGTGCGGCTACATCTTCACTAAAGAGGAGATGGAGGAATACTTCAAGGACTTCAAATGTCCGAGATGCGGGTATAGGATCCTGAGGAAAGTGAGGAAAGAGGAGCCCAAGGTGGTGAAGGCGATCTGA
- a CDS encoding NOG1 family protein, which translates to MPNPFRRAMVPLSVDELLDISFRRAFKKPKTASRRGDRIATYRSREISRIQTISDTVVSRLDKVVKSFPSVERLDPFYRELLDVLAGVDQVRHALGAVKWASKTISRISRSYISKINWTEDPERMATLRREATGRISSVLKRIKPELDFLRGVTPKLRNLPDLNPALPSVIIAGMPNTGKSTLLSKITTKEPEIAPYPFTTKGIIIGHRDLEGVGRVQFIDTPGLLDRPLSKRNRIEMQAIVALKHVGGLVLYLLDPTETCGYALDEQRSLFKDIVANFSGEIVAVINKIDMESDYLDKFSEIRGFLIEEGAEFVEISAERGFGMEELLRTVRSKLGGRQIEDSISSIG; encoded by the coding sequence TTGCCTAATCCCTTCAGAAGGGCCATGGTCCCTCTAAGCGTGGATGAACTGCTAGACATCTCCTTCAGGAGGGCCTTCAAGAAACCCAAGACTGCGTCGAGAAGAGGGGACAGGATAGCGACTTACAGATCTAGGGAAATATCCAGAATCCAGACGATCTCCGACACGGTGGTTAGCAGGCTAGATAAGGTGGTGAAGTCCTTCCCCAGCGTGGAAAGGTTAGATCCCTTCTACAGAGAACTTTTGGACGTCTTGGCTGGTGTAGATCAAGTGAGACACGCTCTAGGCGCCGTTAAATGGGCCTCCAAGACGATCTCGAGGATCTCCAGATCCTACATCTCCAAGATAAATTGGACAGAAGACCCTGAACGCATGGCGACCCTCAGGAGGGAGGCGACGGGTAGGATATCGTCCGTATTGAAGAGGATCAAGCCCGAATTGGACTTCTTGAGAGGAGTAACACCGAAGCTCAGGAATCTACCGGATTTGAATCCTGCTCTGCCCTCTGTAATAATAGCTGGCATGCCCAACACGGGAAAGAGCACACTTCTTTCCAAGATTACCACCAAGGAACCTGAGATAGCCCCATACCCTTTTACCACCAAAGGCATCATCATAGGACACCGGGATTTGGAGGGCGTTGGGAGGGTCCAGTTCATCGACACCCCTGGTTTGTTGGATAGACCTCTCTCCAAGAGAAATAGGATAGAGATGCAGGCTATAGTGGCCCTTAAGCATGTGGGTGGCTTGGTCCTGTATTTGCTCGATCCCACTGAGACTTGTGGCTATGCGCTGGACGAACAGAGGTCCCTGTTCAAGGACATCGTGGCTAACTTTTCTGGGGAGATAGTTGCCGTGATCAATAAGATAGATATGGAAAGTGACTATCTAGATAAGTTCTCCGAGATCAGAGGCTTCTTGATAGAGGAGGGGGCCGAATTCGTGGAGATATCTGCAGAGAGGGGTTTCGGAATGGAGGAGCTGCTGAGAACCGTTAGATCAAAGCTGGGAGGAAGACAAATTGAAGATAGCATTTCATCTATCGGGTGA
- a CDS encoding TFIIB-type zinc ribbon-containing protein, with protein sequence MGPTLRQFLKGWWVFLSREKRDYPKAAEPSSQEEEELKCPRCGSTNIVEDPETGDLVCQDCGLIIDSSVLNFSKDWRAFDSDEYMERAHAGAPVTPLRPGFGLDTEITLTRGLSKKSVNQLKRTQKHVADSKEKTVEPALRKIRDAAESLNLPQETVEDAATLYRMAARAGLVKGRSMDAMVAAVIYAACRRTDVPRTLEEVSRYFSLEEKEVGRSFRFLFRKLGIQIPPPKPENFVYLICSKLNLPEEIATQAIRIIKIAKKNGATMGREPVGVAAAAVYMACQELGIHRTQRELAQAANVTEVTVRNRYKELIQKARKEWLDEIGEERLNEIKKRIAEKVKAASQVKE encoded by the coding sequence ATGGGGCCTACACTTCGGCAATTTCTAAAGGGGTGGTGGGTTTTCCTGTCTCGGGAGAAGAGAGATTATCCTAAGGCCGCTGAACCCTCCTCTCAAGAAGAGGAGGAGCTAAAGTGCCCCAGATGCGGGAGCACTAACATAGTGGAGGATCCTGAAACTGGGGATTTGGTTTGCCAAGATTGTGGTCTCATTATAGATTCAAGCGTTCTGAACTTCTCGAAGGACTGGAGGGCCTTCGATTCGGATGAGTACATGGAGAGAGCTCACGCTGGTGCCCCGGTTACTCCATTAAGACCGGGCTTCGGTCTCGACACTGAGATAACTCTGACTAGGGGGCTAAGCAAGAAATCTGTGAACCAATTGAAGAGAACCCAGAAACATGTGGCGGACTCCAAGGAGAAGACCGTGGAACCTGCCCTAAGGAAGATAAGAGATGCTGCTGAGTCCCTAAACCTACCGCAGGAGACTGTCGAGGATGCGGCCACTCTCTACAGGATGGCCGCTCGGGCTGGACTCGTTAAAGGGAGGAGCATGGACGCAATGGTAGCCGCGGTCATCTATGCCGCCTGTAGGAGAACCGATGTACCTAGGACCCTAGAGGAGGTATCGAGGTACTTCTCTCTGGAGGAGAAAGAGGTTGGGAGGAGTTTCAGGTTCCTGTTCAGGAAGCTGGGGATACAGATACCTCCACCGAAACCGGAGAATTTCGTATATCTTATATGCTCCAAGCTGAACCTCCCTGAAGAGATCGCGACGCAGGCAATAAGGATAATCAAGATAGCCAAGAAAAACGGAGCTACAATGGGAAGAGAGCCGGTAGGCGTGGCTGCAGCAGCAGTCTACATGGCTTGCCAAGAGTTAGGCATACACAGGACTCAGAGAGAGCTAGCTCAGGCAGCTAACGTTACTGAGGTCACCGTGAGGAACAGGTACAAGGAACTCATCCAGAAGGCCCGCAAAGAATGGTTAGATGAGATAGGAGAGGAAAGATTGAACGAAATAAAGAAGAGAATAGCTGAGAAGGTGAAAGCAGCCTCACAGGTGAAAGAATAA